A genomic window from Campylobacter concisus includes:
- a CDS encoding phospholipase A — MMSKILLFLSLSLSFLMASGLDDFKRAQELEQSGDIKAAMQIYKELAKSSLNEQNVMQNVQVSEPAPREAKLKQADLLREDKSGKNLQNALGIELYKFNYLLPVTYAKNVPNDERKSVETKFQISLAKPLFYDLFGLRESLVAAYTQTSWWQITRTSAPFRETNYQPEIFLNFASPKYLEQIGVKNLKFGLLHESNGRDGSNSRSWNRAYAQSDFVFGKLSISPRAWMVVGNKGDNKDILKYIGHGDVRLSYNLNDHIFSLMLRNNLHFDKTNKGAAEISYMFPIFSTGVYGYLQYFTGYGESLIDYNRHTDKFGLGFVILK, encoded by the coding sequence ATGATGAGTAAAATTTTATTATTTTTAAGCCTTAGCCTTAGTTTTTTGATGGCAAGTGGGCTGGACGATTTTAAAAGAGCACAAGAGCTGGAACAAAGTGGTGACATAAAGGCTGCGATGCAAATTTATAAAGAGCTAGCCAAAAGCTCTTTAAACGAGCAAAACGTGATGCAAAATGTGCAAGTAAGCGAGCCAGCGCCAAGAGAGGCAAAGCTAAAGCAAGCCGATCTTTTAAGAGAAGATAAAAGTGGTAAAAATTTACAAAATGCACTAGGCATCGAGCTTTATAAATTTAACTACCTTTTGCCAGTAACTTATGCTAAAAATGTGCCAAACGATGAGCGAAAGAGCGTTGAAACTAAGTTTCAAATAAGCCTTGCAAAGCCGTTATTTTATGACCTGTTTGGACTTAGAGAGAGCCTTGTAGCAGCCTATACGCAGACATCTTGGTGGCAGATAACAAGAACTTCAGCGCCGTTTCGTGAGACAAACTATCAGCCAGAAATTTTTCTAAATTTTGCTTCGCCAAAATATTTGGAGCAAATAGGTGTTAAAAACCTAAAATTTGGACTTTTGCATGAGTCAAATGGACGAGATGGTAGCAATTCAAGAAGCTGGAATAGAGCTTATGCGCAAAGTGATTTTGTTTTTGGCAAGCTTAGCATTTCACCAAGAGCTTGGATGGTAGTGGGCAATAAGGGCGATAATAAAGATATATTAAAATACATAGGACACGGCGATGTAAGGCTTAGCTACAACCTTAATGATCACATTTTTAGCCTAATGCTAAGAAATAACTTACATTTTGATAAAACAAATAAAGGTGCTGCTGAAATTTCATATATGTTTCCTATCTTCTCAACAGGAGTTTATGGCTATTTGCAGTATTTTACGGGATATGGCGAGAGTTTGATTGATTATAATAGACATACTGATAAATTTGGTCTTGGTTTTGTTATTTTAAAATAA
- a CDS encoding molybdenum cofactor guanylyltransferase, whose protein sequence is MQTCVILAGGKSSRMGQDKTLLPFGGFKTLTHYEVAKFSKAFDEVYVSSKFEKFSPPLKLIKDENSDSYSPMLALYSILKNFDHSIFVIPADMPFFDLSSLKELAKFKDEFDMVVASDNEHIHSLCGFFSPRLVTLAHEFYLKNEHKIGLLRKSCKCKVVNFKDSEQFFNVNFPDEYEMAKKIQEKKIDDE, encoded by the coding sequence ATGCAAACTTGCGTGATTTTAGCAGGTGGCAAAAGCTCGCGTATGGGGCAAGATAAGACACTTTTGCCATTTGGTGGTTTTAAGACGCTTACTCATTATGAGGTTGCGAAATTTAGCAAAGCTTTTGACGAAGTTTATGTAAGCTCAAAATTTGAGAAATTTAGCCCGCCACTAAAGCTTATAAAAGATGAAAATAGCGATAGCTATTCGCCAATGCTCGCACTTTACTCCATTCTTAAAAATTTTGATCATAGCATTTTTGTGATACCAGCTGATATGCCATTTTTTGATCTTTCTAGCCTTAAAGAGCTTGCTAAATTTAAAGATGAATTTGATATGGTTGTGGCCAGTGATAATGAGCACATTCACTCGCTTTGTGGTTTTTTTAGCCCAAGGCTTGTCACTTTGGCTCATGAGTTTTATTTAAAAAATGAGCATAAAATCGGACTTTTGAGAAAAAGCTGTAAATGCAAAGTCGTAAATTTTAAAGATAGTGAGCAGTTTTTTAACGTTAATTTCCCTGACGAATACGAAATGGCAAAGAAAATTCAAGAAAAGAAGATAGATGATGAGTAA
- a CDS encoding SemiSWEET family transporter, with protein sequence MSEKNLQILGWIGTCLSIVMYFSYIPQIMGNLDGNKTPFIQPLAAALNCTIWTSYGLLKTKKDYPLSAANFPGIIFGLLATITAF encoded by the coding sequence ATGAGCGAAAAAAATCTACAAATTTTAGGCTGGATCGGCACTTGCCTATCAATTGTTATGTACTTTTCATACATCCCACAAATAATGGGCAACCTTGACGGCAACAAGACGCCTTTTATACAGCCACTGGCAGCCGCACTAAACTGCACAATCTGGACAAGTTACGGTCTATTAAAAACTAAAAAAGACTATCCACTTTCTGCTGCAAACTTCCCAGGCATAATCTTTGGTCTTTTGGCTACGATAACAGCGTTTTAA
- the leuC gene encoding 3-isopropylmalate dehydratase large subunit has protein sequence MKQTITEKIFSDHVGKEVGAGEIIESKIDMIIGNDITTPISIKQFERSGAKKLANPDGFAIVMDHYIPTKDILSANQAKISREFAYKHDLKNYFDEKDMGIEHALLPEKGLVIPGDVIIGADSHTCTHGALGAFSTGMGSTDLAYAMITGKNWFKVPESIKVIFKGKLDKHVYGKDLILEIIRQIGVDGALYKALEFSGEVIEGLSMDDRFSMCNMAIEAGAKSGIIAVDEITKEFLKDKNLRDKPKFFYSDESAKYDKILEIDVTNLDPVIAYPFLPSNGKSVRQAVRDDLAIDQAFIGSCTNGRLGDLRIAAQILKGKKVARKTRLIITPATQKIARAAEKEGLIDIFIEAGAVVSNPTCGACLGGYMGILGANERCISTTNRNFVGRMGDRTSEIYLANSAVVAASAIAGKIADPRDL, from the coding sequence ATGAAACAAACTATCACCGAGAAAATATTTTCAGATCACGTTGGCAAAGAGGTGGGCGCAGGAGAGATCATCGAAAGCAAGATCGATATGATCATAGGTAACGACATCACGACGCCTATCTCGATCAAGCAGTTTGAGCGAAGCGGCGCTAAAAAGCTAGCTAACCCAGATGGCTTTGCCATCGTGATGGATCACTACATCCCTACAAAAGATATCCTAAGCGCAAATCAAGCCAAAATTTCACGCGAATTTGCCTACAAACACGACCTTAAAAACTATTTTGATGAAAAAGATATGGGTATCGAGCATGCGCTTTTGCCTGAAAAGGGGCTAGTCATCCCAGGCGACGTCATCATAGGCGCAGATAGTCACACCTGTACGCACGGCGCTCTTGGAGCGTTTAGCACTGGTATGGGCAGTACCGACCTAGCTTATGCGATGATCACTGGCAAAAACTGGTTTAAAGTGCCTGAGAGCATCAAGGTCATCTTTAAAGGCAAGCTTGATAAGCACGTTTATGGCAAGGATCTCATCCTTGAGATCATCCGTCAAATAGGCGTTGATGGCGCACTTTACAAGGCGCTTGAGTTTAGTGGCGAGGTGATAGAGGGCCTTAGTATGGATGATAGATTTTCAATGTGCAACATGGCGATCGAGGCTGGTGCAAAGAGCGGTATCATTGCGGTTGATGAGATCACAAAAGAGTTTTTGAAAGATAAAAATTTACGCGATAAACCAAAATTTTTCTACTCAGACGAGAGCGCAAAATACGACAAAATTTTAGAGATCGATGTGACCAATCTTGATCCAGTCATCGCATATCCATTTTTACCAAGCAACGGCAAGAGCGTAAGACAAGCGGTTCGTGACGATTTAGCCATTGATCAAGCATTTATCGGTTCATGTACGAATGGCCGCCTAGGCGACCTTCGAATCGCAGCACAAATTTTAAAAGGCAAAAAAGTAGCCCGCAAAACAAGGCTCATCATCACTCCAGCGACGCAAAAGATCGCAAGAGCTGCCGAAAAAGAGGGCTTAATCGACATTTTCATCGAAGCAGGAGCGGTCGTGAGCAATCCAACTTGTGGCGCTTGTCTTGGCGGATATATGGGAATTTTAGGTGCAAATGAACGCTGTATCTCAACAACAAATAGAAATTTCGTAGGCCGTATGGGCGATAGAACGAGTGAAATTTATCTAGCCAACTCAGCAGTTGTAGCAGCCTCAGCCATAGCAGGTAAAATCGCCGATCCAAGGGACTTATAG